Genomic DNA from Peribacillus simplex:
GCTTCGTGCCAAAGTTGAAACGGTTGAGGTAACACCCGATTTGTTGATCACGGGTGCGGTGGATCTATTGAATGAAGTTTCCACGAGTAAAGTGACAGGAGAAGAGGACCGATACTCCCATACCGATTTATATGATTTCGTGGCAAATGTTGAAGGTGCAGAGAAGATCTATGAACTGCTTACTCCAGCTCTAAAAGAAAAGGATGAGAAGCTTGCTGAGGAAATCCAAAAACGTTTTGACGATGTATACGGCTTGCTTGAAAAGCATAAGGAAGGGAATGGATACATCTCATATACGGATTTAAAGGAATCTGAAGTCAAAGAGTTAAGTCAAGCAATTGATGCATTAGCTGAACCACTTTCACAAATAGGAATTGTAACGGAGGAATCTTAATTGAAAGAACATACGCCGAAAGATGAAACCGGACTTTTTACAAAAAAGGTGAGTCGTCGAAATATGTTGAAAACGGCAGGGGTCGGTGGAATCGGAGTCGTGATAGGGGCATCCGGGTTTGGCGGGCTGCTGACACTTTCTGAACAAAAGGCGAAGGGGCAAACTAAGGATATTGTTCCTTTTTATGGAGCGCATCAAGCTGGTATCACCACTGAAGCGCAAGATAACCTTTACTTCGCATCATTGGAAGTAACCACGGATAAAAGATCAGACTTAATCCAGTTATTTAAGGATTGGACAGAGGCTGCGGCTCAGATGACAGCGGGGAATTTGATTGGTGAAGCATCACTTAATACGAATATGCCCCCAAAGGATACGGGTGAAGCGAAAGAATTATCACCTTCCAATTTAACGATCACTTTTGGAGTGGGTCCGACCCTGTTTTCGAAGGATGGTAAAGATCGATTTGGTTTGAAATCAAAAAGGCCTGCTGAATTAAAGGACCTGCCCAAATTCCCTTTAGATGCTTTAGAAGAAGAATGGAGCGGTGGGGATATTTGTATTCAAGCATGTGCGGATGATCTTCAAGTGGCTTTCCATGCCGTCCGGAACTTAGTGAGGATCGGCAGAGGAAAAACGATCATTCATTGGGCACAAACAGGTTTTCAACGGACTAAGCAAGCCGATTCACAAAAAACGACACCTCGAAACTTATTCGGGTTTAAGGATGGGACGGTCAATCCGGATACGAATGATGATAATGAAATGAATGAGCATGTTTGGGTGAAGGGTGAGGACGGTCCTGACTGGCTTGTTGGAGGCAGTTATATGGTGGTGCGCCGAATCCAGATGTACATTGAAGTTTGGGACCGGACTATATTGAAAGAACAAGAAAATACATTTGGCCGTCATCGCGACAGTGGAGCTCCACTAGGAATGAAAAGTGAGTTCGATACCGTTGATCTCGAAGCTAAAGACCCAAATGGAAATCGGATCATTCCAGAAGATTCACATGTGAGTCTCTCCAGGGGGGACGGAAAAGCAAAGATATTGCGGCGTCCCTATTCATATGCAGATGGAATGGATCCTAAAACAGGGAGCTTCAATGCAGGCTTGCTATTCATTTGTTTTCAGCGAAACCCAAGTAAACAATTCATACCCATACAAGAGCGACTGGCGAAAAATGATAAGCTCAACGAATATATCGTTCACAGGGGCAGTGCCATGTTCGCTTGTTTACCAGGTGTGAAAAAGGGTGGCTATATCGGGGATTCCCTTTTTGGATAAGTATAATTGCAAATGAGGACGTGAAAATCGCCAGCATGGATATTATCCAGTTGGCGATTTTAGTTCATGAAAAAGGAGGGACCACTATGACCGTTTCTAGATGGAAGAGTGGGATATTGGTTTTAGTCGTCAGTCTTTTATTTCTTTCGACTGATATAAAGATGGTTTCGGCGGGTGAAAACCATGATCAGCTCTTTGTTTATATTGGCGATAGTTTAATGAAGGTAAAATCAGGCGACCTTGAGGAAGTATCGAAAAATATCGCTCTATTCGAGCAAGATTGGAAAACGATAAAAACGGACAGCGAGAGTGCGAGGAAAGTCGACGAGAAACTATCCGCTGTAAAAAGTGCTGTGAGCGACCAAGCCTCCACAGATGAAATCAAAAAGCGATTATCGGCATTATCAAGTACTCTTGTTATTTATGATACAAACGAAAACCCTGTTGACAAGACTGACTATAAAGAACGGTTACAAGCGATACTTCCATTAATAGATAAGTTGGAGGCTTTGATAACTGAAGGTGACTTTGATCAAGCTAAAGTTCAATATACCAATCTTTTGAATCAATGGACCGATGCAGAGGTCATTGTCAGGGAGAAAAGTGTTGCTACATATGGTGAGTTTGAAACGAAAATGGCCTTTGTGCGGATAGCGATTACCCAAGACCCACCTGATCCGGAAAAAGCCCAAAAAAGTCTAACTGAATTGAAGGGTCTAATCGAGAATTTCCTTGCGGGTAAAGTTGAAGAAGGAAGCCAGAAGAACACCTATTCACTTGGGGATGTAACACAACTTTTACAAGGAAGTGCAACGGATATTGAAAAGGATGAAATCGATTCTGCCGTTGATAAGCTAAATGAAATCTTAACAATTTGGCCTAATGTAGAAGGGGAGGTTTCCACAAGGGACAGCAAGCTTTACAGTGATATGGAAACGAAAGTCCCGACCGCAATCAGCCTATTGCAATCGAAAAATGTAAAGGCGGATGAAGCAAAGGGAATCGTATCCGATTTAAACACAAGGTTACTCCCTTTAATTGATGATACGGGCTATACAACATGGGATGCCGCTCTGATCCTTTTACGGGAAGGGCTGGAAGCACTCTTGATTGTAGCTACATTATTGTCTTTCCTTAAGAAAATCGGGCAAGCGGACAAACAAAAATGGATTTGGACAGGGGTTGGTGCGGGTTTAGTTGCCAGTTCCATATTGGCGGTCATAATCAATATCGTTTTCTCTCAGATCACGGCTGCTTCAAGCCGGGAATATATTGAGGGAATCACTGGGATAATAGCAGTATTGATGATGTTGACAATTGGTCTTTGGCTTCATGGTAAATCGAATATCCATGCCTGGAACCGGTATATCGGCAAGCGAATGAACCAAGCCATTGCGACGGGAAGCATCATCTCTTTCGCTTTAATCAGTTTTCTATCGATATTCCGTGAAGGTGCCGAGACGATTATCTTTTATGCTGGAATGGCTCCTTATATGGATTTAAAGCAGCTGCTGAGCGGGATTTTCCTGGCCTTCCTCATTTTAGTGGTAATTGGTTTCATCATGCTGCGGTACAGTGTGAAATTACCGATGACCCTATTCTTTAAAGTGGCAACGATACTCATATATGCCTTGGCTTTCAAGATTCTTGGAGTCTCCATCCACTCACTTCAGGTTTCTCAAGTGATTCAGACAAATACGATCAGCTCCTTCCCATTTGTAGAAACGATGGGTCTTTATCCAACAATGGAAACGCTGGTGCCGCAAGGTGTATTATTATTGCTGATTGCATTGGCCACCATTTGGGTCAAAAAGAGTAATTCCTTACGTGCAACCGAATAATAAAATGGGACTGACAAATGTCAGTCCCATTTTATGTGTGGGATTAGCGAATAGATCGGCGATAGGAATATTGCTTCCAGTGATAAAGGATGAAGCAGCCGATGCAGAATCCAAGAATGGCTATGAGAGAAGCCATCCCGACCATCAAGGTGAATATATAACCGGTAACGTTCCAACCGAGCAAGAAAGAAGTGAATCCAAGTCCTAAGCAAACGACTGCTATTGCCTGGTTGAATTGTTGCTGTGAATGATCTTCAGGAATATAATCGGAGGGTTTCTTTTTCAGGAAGAGCTTGGCGAGACGCATCACTGGATTGAAATTAAAGAGAAGACCCAAAAGCCCTGCTGTTAAAGGAATCACTAATATCCATATTTGTCCCGTAAATAAGGCGGTGGCTACGCTTAACAAAATGACCCATTGATTCGTTCGTACTAAGGGACGGGGAATGGAACGGATTTCACTTGCCATATTAATACCAACCTTCCTTATGTGTTTTATAATATTTTATCTTTGTTTTAATCACTTGTGAAGTGGAAAGCTAATAAAATAAAACAAAAATCTCACCTTATTTATAATTATTTTAATCTAGTATTGATTATCATTATAAAAGTGTTATAATAATACAACAAGCAATTAAAGTGAGGAGGACAGTATAAATGGTAGCAAAAGTTTGTGAAACATGCGGAACACCAATAAAAAGGCTAAAGCATTCTTCCCTATGCCAATGCGGTCCTAAGATATTGAGCAATCAATTCTCAGTTAAAACAAAAAAATAAATCCGTGGATTAAATGATAAAATTAAACCGATTATTCAATTAATCGGTTTTTGTTTTTCCATTGAAGGGTAAAAAGAGGGTAATAAATATTTTTCAATTCAAATAAAATAATGTACGATTATGGAATAAAACGTCATGGAGGAAATGACCTGCTTTCAGTTTGTTAAACCATCACGTGACGGTTAGGAGGGGTTATGTTGGGAACGAGACTTTAAAAATTGGCGAGTTGGCGGAAATGGCGAACGTTACGAAACGAACCGTAGATTATTATACGAACCTAGGCTTGCTTAAAGCAGAACGTTCCGCCTCTAATTACCGTTATTATTCAGTCGGCGAACTTGAAAGGCTCCGCCGTATCGAAGGATACAAAAGAGAAAACCTTTCATTGGAAGATATTAAAGAACTACTTAAAAAGGATAATGAAGACACATCAGCAATTGAGGAAAAAGGTCTTCAACTCAAGAATAAAATGGATGGCCTGAACGAGGAACTTCAGGAGTTCATCACCTTGATTGAAAAGGATGGAAAAAGTGAGCATCATCTAAAAAAACAGATATCCAGTGAAAGCATGGCCTTGATCCAATCATTACTATTGTTGCTGGTATGATTAAAATTTATCTCTATAGTTTTATGCACGAAGGTGCATATTAACGATATAGGCTAAATGGTTTTGGTTCATGTAATAAGGCAAAAATCGCTTTTGAAACGAAAATAACCATTTATACAGGAGGTGCTTGGGATTAAGCCGTACATGTTAATCCGAAGGTCAGAAGGATTGACACTATATGGCGAACCCGCACATATTGGAGATTTTTATAAAATTATTAGCAGTAGCTGTATTAATAGCATTAACCGCATTTTTCGTTGCATCGGAATTTGCAATCGTGAAAGTCAGAAGTTCCCGAATCAATCAATTGATTGAGGAAGGGCATAGAAATGCCATCGCAGCCAAGAAAGTGACATCCCATATCGATGAGTACTTATCTGCCTGTCAATTGGGTATTACGGTAACGGCCTTAGGTTTGGGGGTGTTGGGTGAACCGACGGTCGAGGCGATCTTGAAACCATTGTTCACCAAATGGGGATTAGAGGAATCCGTAAGTCACATCATCTCGTTCCTGATCGCGTTCGGTTCAGTAACATTCCTTCATGTTGTAGTCGGTGAATTGGCACCTAAAACGGTTGCGATTCAAAAGGCTGAAGAGGTAACCTTGCTTTTTTCAAAGCCGTTAATTCTCTTCTACCGCATTTTATACCCATTCATTTGGTTACTGAATGGTTCTGCGCGCCTTCTGACAGGCATGTTCGGATTAAAGCCAGCATCTGAGTCAGAAATGGCCCATTCTGAAGAAGAACTGCGCATCATTTTATCGGAAAGCTATAAAAGCGGTGAGATCAACCAATCGGAATACAAATATGTAAATCAGATATTTGAATTTGATGAGCGTATTGCCAATGAAATCATGGTTCCGCGTACGGAAATGACCGTTATCGAAAAAGGCATGCCATTATTGGAAGTTGTTGAACTTATTCAAGAAGAACAATACACAAGGTATCCGGTCATAGACGGTGATAAAGATAACGTCGTGGGAATGGTCAATATCAAGCGACTTTATACAGCGACGATTACAGAAGATAATGTTACAGCTTTGACGGTGGATTCCTTTGTGACACCCATCATCCGTGTTCTTGAAACGATCGCCATTCATGATTTGCTGCTGAAAATGCAGAAGGAA
This window encodes:
- the efeB gene encoding iron uptake transporter deferrochelatase/peroxidase subunit, with translation MKEHTPKDETGLFTKKVSRRNMLKTAGVGGIGVVIGASGFGGLLTLSEQKAKGQTKDIVPFYGAHQAGITTEAQDNLYFASLEVTTDKRSDLIQLFKDWTEAAAQMTAGNLIGEASLNTNMPPKDTGEAKELSPSNLTITFGVGPTLFSKDGKDRFGLKSKRPAELKDLPKFPLDALEEEWSGGDICIQACADDLQVAFHAVRNLVRIGRGKTIIHWAQTGFQRTKQADSQKTTPRNLFGFKDGTVNPDTNDDNEMNEHVWVKGEDGPDWLVGGSYMVVRRIQMYIEVWDRTILKEQENTFGRHRDSGAPLGMKSEFDTVDLEAKDPNGNRIIPEDSHVSLSRGDGKAKILRRPYSYADGMDPKTGSFNAGLLFICFQRNPSKQFIPIQERLAKNDKLNEYIVHRGSAMFACLPGVKKGGYIGDSLFG
- a CDS encoding hemolysin family protein; this encodes MEIFIKLLAVAVLIALTAFFVASEFAIVKVRSSRINQLIEEGHRNAIAAKKVTSHIDEYLSACQLGITVTALGLGVLGEPTVEAILKPLFTKWGLEESVSHIISFLIAFGSVTFLHVVVGELAPKTVAIQKAEEVTLLFSKPLILFYRILYPFIWLLNGSARLLTGMFGLKPASESEMAHSEEELRIILSESYKSGEINQSEYKYVNQIFEFDERIANEIMVPRTEMTVIEKGMPLLEVVELIQEEQYTRYPVIDGDKDNVVGMVNIKRLYTATITEDNVTALTVDSFVTPIIRVLETIAIHDLLLKMQKERIHMAVLTDEYGGTAGLVTVEDILEEIVGEIRDEFDQDERPLIQKIDEGHYVFDAKTLVEDVNDTLAIDLPEEDIDTLGGWFLTGRFEIAVGDKIEYAGYEFTVKEMDGHHVLYVEVKKIK
- a CDS encoding DUF4395 domain-containing protein, whose amino-acid sequence is MASEIRSIPRPLVRTNQWVILLSVATALFTGQIWILVIPLTAGLLGLLFNFNPVMRLAKLFLKKKPSDYIPEDHSQQQFNQAIAVVCLGLGFTSFLLGWNVTGYIFTLMVGMASLIAILGFCIGCFILYHWKQYSYRRSIR
- a CDS encoding FTR1 family protein, with amino-acid sequence MTVSRWKSGILVLVVSLLFLSTDIKMVSAGENHDQLFVYIGDSLMKVKSGDLEEVSKNIALFEQDWKTIKTDSESARKVDEKLSAVKSAVSDQASTDEIKKRLSALSSTLVIYDTNENPVDKTDYKERLQAILPLIDKLEALITEGDFDQAKVQYTNLLNQWTDAEVIVREKSVATYGEFETKMAFVRIAITQDPPDPEKAQKSLTELKGLIENFLAGKVEEGSQKNTYSLGDVTQLLQGSATDIEKDEIDSAVDKLNEILTIWPNVEGEVSTRDSKLYSDMETKVPTAISLLQSKNVKADEAKGIVSDLNTRLLPLIDDTGYTTWDAALILLREGLEALLIVATLLSFLKKIGQADKQKWIWTGVGAGLVASSILAVIINIVFSQITAASSREYIEGITGIIAVLMMLTIGLWLHGKSNIHAWNRYIGKRMNQAIATGSIISFALISFLSIFREGAETIIFYAGMAPYMDLKQLLSGIFLAFLILVVIGFIMLRYSVKLPMTLFFKVATILIYALAFKILGVSIHSLQVSQVIQTNTISSFPFVETMGLYPTMETLVPQGVLLLLIALATIWVKKSNSLRATE
- a CDS encoding MerR family transcriptional regulator, which translates into the protein MTVRRGYVGNETLKIGELAEMANVTKRTVDYYTNLGLLKAERSASNYRYYSVGELERLRRIEGYKRENLSLEDIKELLKKDNEDTSAIEEKGLQLKNKMDGLNEELQEFITLIEKDGKSEHHLKKQISSESMALIQSLLLLLV